Below is a genomic region from Marinobacter salarius.
TTCTTCCAGTCCCATGCCGCCGCTTCGGACGACGGGCGGAAGCGTCAGGTTTTCCATGACATTAAGCCCGGAAAAAATGCCCCGGTGTTCGGGGCAATACCCGACTCCCAACCTGGCAATATGGTGAGGTGCACAGGACATGGTTTCCTCACCGTTGATCATAATGGAACCGGTACGCCGGCCCACCATATTCATAATCGCTTTCAGGGTTGTGCTGCGGCCGGCACCATTACGGCCCAGCAGCGTGACCAACTCCCCACGCTGAACTTCCATATCAATGCCATGGAGAATGTGTGATTCTCCATAAAATGCGTGCAGCCCGGAGATTCGAAGCTGTTCGTACTCTTTTGGATGCGCCTGTGTCATTCCGCCGCCTCCTGCTTTTTAGTGGCGGTGCCACCCATATACACTTCGCGAACCCGTGGGTCGTCGGAAACCTGCTGGTAATCCCCTTCGGTCAACACAGAACCTTGAGCCAGCACCGTTACCCGATCGCATAGCTTGCTGACCACACCCAGGTTGTGCTCCACCATTAACACCGTGCGGCCTTGAGCGGCCTTGCGCACCAGTTCAACGACCCGATCCACGTCTTCACTGCCCATGCCCTGGGTGGGCTCGTCCAGCAACAGCAACTCCGGCTCCATGGCCAGGGTGGTGGCCAGTTCCAGAGCGCGCTTACGACCATAGGCAAGTTCGACGGTGGTGGTGTTGGCAAATTCAGTCAGCCCGACACTGTCCAGCAGTTCCATGCAGCGCTCATTGAGCTTGTTCAGGGACTCGCCGGATTTCCAGAAGCGGAAGGAGTTGCCTTCAAAACTCTGCAGAGCGACGCGAATGTTCTCAAGCGCCGTCATATGGGGAAAAACCGCAGAAATCTGAAAGGAACGGACCACACCTTTGCGGGCAATGGCCGCCGATTTCATCGAGGTGATGTCCTCACCCTTGAACAGGATCTTGCCTCGGGTAGGAATCAGGAATTTGGTAAGCAGGTTGAATACCGTGGTCTTGCCCGCGCCATTGGGGCCGATCAGGGCATGTATATGGCCGCGCTGCACCTTCAGGTTAACGTCGTCGACCGCCACAAAGCCTTTGAACTCTTTGACGAGGCTTTGGGTCTCCAGAACGAACGGGTCACTCATGAGCCATTCTACCTTTTGTTATTTTTGTGCGTTTATACTGTCTACAGGTTAAATTGACGTCTACGTAAACGTCAACCAAAAATCGTACTTTTTTGGTCTCTGTCTATTCGCAAAAAACCGCTGATCAACGCCAGCACCCGGTCAAGCTGCTGTATGTGGGGCGAATGTCCCGTTTCAGCCATGAACACCGGTTCGGCCCGATGTCCGATGCCTTCCACAATCCGGGTCACCTGTTCCGGAACCCCGTATTCATCATCATCCCCTTGAATGATCATAGCCGGGCAACGAATGGCGTCCAGCCAGGGGCCAAAATCCATGGACTCCTGAAAGCCTTCATCCAGCCAGACGTCCTGCCAGGCGAAGAACAATTCATCAGTCCGTTCGCCGTGATGGCGCAGCAACTTCTCGCGAATGCCTTCTTCCAGGTAGCGCCGACGCATGTCACGGATACCTGCCAGGGTCAGGTGATCGGCCCAGGTATGGGCGGCCATGGTGATCAATCCCTTTACCCGCGCCTTCAGCGCTGCTGCGGCAATCAAGGCAATGGAGCCACCATCGCTATGGCCCACCAGAATCACTTCGTCAATCGCCAGCGCATCCAGCAACCGTGGCAACCACACGGTGCCTTCCTGCTCCAGGTAATCGTAGGGACGCGGCAGTGGCTCGTCACTGGAGGCACCGTAACCACGGCGTTCATAGATCAGCGCATCAAGGCCTGTGGCCTCTGCCAACTGGCTGGGAAACTGTTTCCATAAGGCAATGTTGCCCAGGGATTCATGCAGGAACACCAACACCGGCCCGGTACGGTCACCATGACTCAGGCGCTGGGCCTGAACCCTGACGCCTTCCCCCAGGGAAACCGAAAGATTGCTGACGTTCATGCCGTCACCGCTGTGCCGGAATCGCGTAGGTAATGGTGGCATGGGCAACCGGGTCTTCCAGGCCATCGGAGAGAATGTAGACCTCACCCACTCCGCTGGTCTTGCCGACTCTCAGCATGCTGGCCCGCGCCCGGATCGGGCTGTGGGCCACGGGCTTGCGCAGGAAGTTGATGTTGAGGTTACTGGTCACCGCCAGCGGCACCAGGCCGATTTTTCCCAGCAGGGCGGCATACAGGGCCACGTCCGCCAACGCCATCATGGCGGGGCCGGACACCGTGCCGCCGGGGCGCAGATGTTCTTCAGCAACCTCCAGCTTCATTTCAGCCCAGCCGTCGCCCAGCTCCTGCAGGGTGCCGTAGCGGGCACCCTGGGGAAACTGCTCGGCGAGGAAGGCCTGCAGTTCCTCGAAGGTGACAATCATCCCTGTTTCTCTTCCTTAGCCTGGTTGCGCAGAACAAAGCGCTGGATCTTGCCACTGGGGGTTTTCGGCAGCTCATCCACGAATTCGATTTCACGTGGATAGGCGTGGGCGGAAAGGCGATGGCGAACCAGCTCCTGCAATTCATCCTTCAGGGCATCTTCGCTTTCCGGCTCCTGGTCACCCTTGATAACCACATAAGCCTTGATGATAGAGCCCCGCTTCTCGTCGGGCTTCGCCACCACACCAGACTCGGCCACCGCCTTGTGCTCCAGCAGGGTGCTTTCCACATCGGCCGGGCCCACGCGGTAACCAGCGGTGGTGATGATGTCATCGTCACGTCCGCTGAATGAGAAGCAGCCACCGCCGTGATTCACCACCATATCGCCGGTGAGGTAGTAGCCATTCACAAACGGGTCTTTCTCGCCCCAAGTGTAGCCGTCAAAGTGGAACAATGGCGAAGCCTTCACATCCACTGCCAGTTGGCCGATCTCACCTTCGCCCACGACTTCGTTCTTCTCACTGAGGGCAACGACTTTATGACCGGGGGAAGAATACCCCATGGAGCCCTGGCGCACCGCGTGATCAAGGCCGTGGAAGTTACAGCAGGTCATGCCGGTTTCGGTCTGGCCATAGTGGTCCTTGACCGGGCAGAAATGACGCCGCTCAATCCAGCTCACGACTTCCGGGTTCAGCGGCTCACCGGCACTGCTGGCCACCCGCAGGCCAAGGTTCTCACCTTCCGGCAGGACGTGGTCATTGGCTTTCAGCAACCGATAGGCGGTCGGTGCCGCCGCCAGGTTGGTGATCTTGTACTTGCGGATCATGTCGTAGGTGGTTTCCGGGGTAAACGCGCCCGGGTTGAAATGGGTGGCATGCCCCATCAGCAACGGACCCACCACGGCGTAGTAAAGACCGTAGGCCCAGCCCGGATCAGCCACGTTCCAGAACACGTCATCGTCCCGCAGGTCGATGGCATATTTCATGTACACGTAAAACGCCAGCAACGCCTTGGCAGGAACCGCCACGCCCTTGGATTTACCAACCGTACCCGAGGTAAACATCTGCAGGAAAGGATCACCACCCTTGATCAATACCGGCTCGAACTGGCCAGACTGCTCTGCCAGCGTCTTATCAAAGTCCGGGATATCGCCGCTGACTTCGGCGGCGTTCACGCACACCACAGGTGCGCAGTCCTTGACCTCGGTAAGTTTCGGATAGTTGACGGGGTCAGTGACCACCAGCTTGGTGCTGGCGCGCTCGAAACGATACTCGATGGCACCAGGGCCAAAGGCGGTGAACAGCGGCTGGTAAACAGCGCCAGCGCGAAGGGCGCCCGCAATGACAATCAACAACTCAGGGCTGCGCGGCAGCAGGGCGGCAACCCGGTCGCCCTTGCCGATACCGCGGGAGGTCAGGTAGTTCGCAAAACGGGCGGACTGTTCTTTCAGCTCGGCGAAGGTCAGCTTGCCGGAACCGCCGTCAGCTTTTTCGTAATAAAGCGCAACCCTTTGAGGGTCCTCCGCCCACTTGTCACAGATTTCCGTACAGACGTTCAGGCCATCGTTCAGGTTACCCTCCAGAATCTCGGCTTCGAGGCTGGCGGGGTCGAAATTGTCATAGACCGATTGGTAATCCGGGAGACTCATAATCCAGTCCTTTTATTGTTGTGGAAAATTCTGAACTCAATGTGTATCACAGGCTATAGTTTACGTAAAGGTAAACTTTAAGCTAAAAATAAGCGCCTTCAAAACCCATCAGCATGAACGAAAAGCTCGGCCCAGATGGTCCTGAAGGCGCTGCCTGTTCAGCCCTGCTCGCGGTAATAGAACTTCTGTATGCTGGAGAAATCCAGCCCGCCATTACCCTCGTTGGCATGGAGCGCAAACAGGTTACGGGCCAACGACCCCATAGGAATGGGCGCCTGGTTCTTGACGGCATTGTCGAAGGCCAGCCCCAGGTCCTTGTTCATCAGGTTCACCAGGAAGCCGCCTTCGTAGTCACGGGACGCCGGAACACCGTCCATGACACCCGGCCAGGGGTTGTAGAACGTTCAGCGCCCAGTTGCCACCGGAACTTTGTTTCATGATTTCCGACAGCACCGCAGGGTCCAGACCGTTCTTCACGCCCAGCGCCAATGCTTCGCTGGTACCGCTCATCAGGATGGCCAGCAGCATGTTGTTGCAGATCTTGGCAACCTGACCGGAACCGTGGGGGCCAGCGTGGAAGATGTTCTTACCCATCCCTTCGAGGATCGGTTTAGCGCGCTCGAACGCATCCGCCTCGCCACCACAGATAAAGGTCAGCGTGCCCGCCTTGGCACCACCAACACCGCCGGAGACTGGCGCATCCATAAAGGTGATACCGGCCGCCACGGCTGCTTCGGCTACACCTTTCGCGGTTTCCGGCGCAATGGTGGAGGAATCGATCACCAGCGTTGTGGATGGCAGGTTTTTCAACAGCCCGTTGTCACCGAGGTAAACCGCTTCCACGTGCTGGCCCGCAGGTAGCATGGAAATCACCACCTCGGCACCTTCCACCGCTTCCTGAATCGTCGCTGCAGATTTCGCACCTTCGCTGGTGAGCGCCTTGACCGCCTCGGAAGACAGATCAAACACCGTCAGGTCGTGTCCCGCCTTAACGAGGTTGGCGGCCATAGGGCCACCCATGTTGCCAAGACCGATAAATGTGATAGTCGCCATATTGTTGTTCTCCATTTTTGATCAGTGTTGGTCTGTTCGGTTTTGTTCAGGGCTCGATAAAGAATCGGTCGATCCATTCCGGGTCCACGCTCTTCAGTGTCGGGAAATGCCAGCGTGGCTTCAGGTCCTTGTCGATCAACAGTGCCCGGACGCCCTCGGCAAACTCACCCATCTTCAGGCAGCGTTTCGATATTTGAAGCTCCTTGTCGAAAACCTGGGACAGGCTGTCGTGCAAGGTGTCGTGATAGTGTTGCCAGGTCAGAGTCAGGGACGCCGGCGACGCCGCCGCGACCGTCTTGACCGCCTTGATCAGCCAGGGATCTTCGCCGGCGTACTGGCTCAGGTTATCCACCACATCTACCAGCGAATCGCCGTCGGTAAGGGCCTGGATCACATCAAAGTGCTCGCGCACCACGGCCTGCGGCATTGCCTCGCGGGAGCCCTCCTCGAATCTGCGCAACACTTTGCTGACAGCGGCATGGGCGCCACCCTCAAGGCCGGCAAAGCCAGACTGCTGCAGGGCCTGTTTGACCTCCTCACGCATATCGTGGCAAATAAACCTGTCTGCCAACCCGGTAAACAGCGCATCAGCGCCGTTCATCCGCGCCCCGGTCAACCCCAAGAACAAACCGATCCGGCCCGGCATTTTGTTGAGGAACCAACCGGCGCCCACATCCGGGTAAAGGCCGATACTCACTTCCGGCATCGCGACACGTGAATGCTCCGTGACCACACGATGGGAACCGCCGGACATCAGGCCGATCCCGCCGCCCATCACCACGCCATTGCCCCAGACAATTAAAGGCTTGGGATAGGTGTGAATCTGGTAGTCCAGTTCGTATTCGTCGGTGAAGAATCTGTCCCCTTCACTGACAGAACGACTGTCGGAACGCGGCTCTGTCATGTCGCGATACAGCGCCACAATATCTCCGCCTGCGCACAGGGCTTTGTCGCCCTCGCCTTCCAGCCACACGGCGCCGATCGTGTCGTCGGCAGCCCACTGGTCCAGCTTTGCCTTCAACAGGTGAATCATCTCCAGCGACAGTGCGTTCATGGCACGTGGCGCGTTCAGTCGTGCCACACCAATTCGGCTGCCGCCTGCGGCCTCCAATTCCTCAAAAATGACTACTTGATCGCTCATACCATTTACTCAGTAATCTGGCTTGGTTATCGGTGCTATTTATCGGTGCTTTCTACCGGTTCTTCCATTCCGGTGTGCGCTTTTCAAGGAACGCATTCACCCCTTCGCGCTGGTCTTCGGTGCTGAACAGTTCGATAAACAGCTCCCGCTCCATTCTCCAGCCGTCGTCGTGGCTGCGACCATCACGGGCACTCATCACCAGGGTCTTGCAGCGGGCAACGGACGACGGGCTCTGCTTGCCGGCCATCTCCGCCAGCTCCAGCGCCTTGTCGAGGGCTGCGCCCTGCGGCACCACTTCTTCCACCAGCCCGATGCTCAGGGCCTTGTCGGCCTTGATACGCTCACCACACAGAATCATGCGCTTGGCCCAGCCTTCGCCGACCAGCCAGGGCAGGTTCTGGGTGCCACCGGCACAGGGCAACAGGCCAACGGTGGCCTCTGGCAATGCCATCTGGGCATGCTCCTCGGCAATCCGGATGTCACAGGCCAGGGCACACTCCAGGCCACCCCCCATGGCATAGCCGTTCACGGCCGCAATCGACACGCCACGGAAGCGGCTGAGGGCACTGAAGGCCCGGCCGAATGCCTTTCCCATCAAATCGACGGTGGCGACATCACCGTCAGCAAAGCTCTTGAGATCGGCGCCGGCGGAGAAAAACTTCTCACCCTGGCCGGTCACCACCAGGGCAAAACGGTGAATGGCTGGATCAAGAGTATTCTGGGCTTTCGCCAGTTCAGCTTGCGAGGCCCCTTTTTTAACCGGTTAACTGACCGGACAGAAAGCGGTAATTGAGCCGATCCGATATCGCGAACACTCATTCCAGCCAAACAATGATCCGGTCTGACGGAAGCGAAGGTTCAAAAAGTTTCTATCGCACAGACTCCTAGTGAAGTGCAGCGGTAGTTGATTGCTTGGAGGTTTTTGAATTATGGGGAGTGAGGTTTAGCCTCGTAATGCTTAACCAGTTACGCTGCTGACTCTCTGAATTTGAACAGCATGGAGGCCTTTCTTCCGCTGTCATATGTTTGTGGGGGGAGGGGCGGCCCGTTCCCCCATCCCTCCCCGGCATCCATGCTCCTGCTGCAAAAAGACCTCCATGCTGCACCTGGGGTTTCGAAGTATGCCTTGGTGGTGGGGGGGGCCGACAACTAATGCTCGGCCGAACTGAAGGATGGGACTACTGCGCCTCAGTCGAGCAGTTCGCGAGCGATCACCATGCGCTGTATTTCGCTCGTACCCTCTGCAATTTCCAGTACCTTGGCCTCGCCTAACAAACCCGAGACCGGGTACTCGCCGAAGATCCCGTAGGCACCGTGGACCTGTATGGCCTTTAGAGCCGCTTCCACTGCGAGTTCGCTGGCGAACAGTTTGGTCATCGAGGTTTCGTTCCGAAACGGTCGGTCAGCATCTACCAGGCAGGCGGAGTGCCGTACCATGAGCTCGGCGGCGTGGATCTTGGTCAGGATGTCCGCAAGCGGAAAAGCCAGGCCTTGATGCTTGAGGATGCTGGTGCCAAAGAGCTTACGGTCGCGGCCGTAGGCTTTCGCAAGGTCGATGGCCCGGCGGGACAGACCCAGCCCGGTGGCACCCATCAGGATCCGGCCGATGCTCAGCACGCTCAGGACCTGCTTCAACCCGTCGCCGCGTTTGCCGATCATGTTCCGGGCCGGCACCCGGACTTCGTCCAGGTAGAGCTCCACCGAATCCGCAAAACGCCAGCCGATCTTGTGGGACGGCTTGCCAACGTTAAAGCCTGGTGTGCCCACCGGCACCACGAAACTGGACAGGCCTTTTGGGCCCTTTTCGGGATCCGTGATCGCCACGACGGTGGAAAACCCGTGCAACGACGTTCCCGCATTGGTCGAGAACATTTTGGTGCCGGTGATGACAAAGTCGTCGCCGTCCTCTATCGCGCGGGTCTTGATATTGGCGACGTCCGAGCCACCATGCGCTTCGGTGACGCCAAAGGAGGCGATCATACCGCCGCCCTCGCAAAGCGGGCGCAACCACTCTTGCTTGAGTTCATCGGAGCCGTAGCGCGACAGCAGCGAGGCCGGAGCGCTATTGCACAAAAAGATCGCGGCAAAGGATGGCTCGGTGCGCGCCAGGATCTCGGCCACCAGCGCGGCACCGCGCACACCCAGCCCGGCACCGGAATAGTCCGGGTCATAGGCGGTGCCGAGGTAGCCCAGTTCGCCAAACGCCCTGACCATCGGCGCAGGGAACTCATGCCGCTGCAGATAGTCCGGCATCGCCGGCGCCAGTTCCTGTTCGGCAAAGCGCGATACAGCGTCTATCAGCATCTTCTCGTCGTTGTTTAGATCCAAAAGCATGAGACTTCTCCAGAAATATCCGCCCGGCCATGGCCAGGCGCGAATGTGACGGCTTATGCCCGGGGGGCATCGCGGAAGAGCTCGGCGTCCATAATAGTCAGCGGTTCGCGGATCTGGACCGGCGCGAACTCCATCTGGCCCAGGACGTCTTTCTCAAGGTCTATCCCTGGCGCGATTTCCTCGAGCACCAGGCCTTCCGGTGTCACCGAGAAAATCGCCCGTTCGGTGATCAGCAGGGCCTCTTGCCCTCGGCCAACGCCATCCTGCAGCCGGTAGGTGACGTGCTCGGCTTGTTGGACGAACTTCTTCACCTTGCCTTCTCGCACGATGTTCAGGCCGTGCTCCTCCGAAAAGGTCAGCTCCAGCCCGCCGGTGGTAAAGGTGCCGGTAAACACCAAGCGCTTGGCATTTTGGGCGATGTCGATAAAACCGCCGGCGCCGGGGTTGGCCTTGCCGAAGCGGCTGACGTTCACGGTGCCATTGGCGTCGAACTGGGCGAACGCGAGCGCGGCAAACTCACAGAGCCCACCGTCGATGAGGTCAAACTGGCTAACCCCGTCAATGACGGCCCGCGGATTGGTGTTGCAGGAGAACTGCCAGCCATTCATCACCACCCCGCCGTAGGACCCGTGCTCGGTGGTGAACCAGTAGTCGTCGATGTTGTCCTCGGTCAGCATGCCGTCTTCGGCCATGACCAGCGGTACGTCCGAGGAGGCCCCGAAACCGAAGATGGTCAATTCATGCCGACGAACTTCACGGGCGGCGCGGCGCGCTATGATCTTGCCGGGGGTCCCTGGCAGCTTCTTGAACTGGTCCAGGGGCCGCTGCTCTATACCCAGGTAGGTTGCGTCGAACGGTACTTCGGTGACCATCATCTGGTCGGGGGCGACCACGATTTTATCCACCAGCGCCGCCGGCACCGTTACGTTGATCGCCCGCCGCGAACCGCGCGGAACGATGCGTTTTACCTGGGCGATAACCGTGCCTCCGCTGGCCTTGACGGCCATGGCGAGCGCCAGTGTGGACGAAGTCATCGGGTCTTCTTCGAAGGAGAGGTTTCCTAGGTCGTCGGAGGTCGTCGCCCGCAGAAACGCAACGTCCAGCTTCCAGGTCGGATAAAAGAGCATCTCTTCGCCCGCGAATTCCACGCGTTTCACCAGCTCGTCCTTCGCCAGGGTGGTCATCTTGCCGCCGGTCTGCTCCGGGTCAATATAGGTGCCCAGGCCGATGCGCGTCAGGTACCCAGGGCTCCTGCGCGCCACTTCCCGCAGCCAGTGCATGCTGGCGCCGATCGGCCAGCTGTACGCCTCGACCAGATTGTTCTGGATCAGGCGCATTAACTCTGGACGGGCGCCGGTCTTGGGGTTGGTCGGGTTGATATAGGAACCCGACACCACGCGCTTCATCATCCCTTCCCGGGCGACGTGGTCCATGCCACGGATTTCGATGGAGTCCCCCAGCCCGCAGGGAAAGTAGAACGTCAGATCCCGGGGCGCGGCGGTCTGCTCAAAGCGTTCGCCGAGGGCTTTGAGAACATCGTCGGGCGTGAACCACCCAATGACGCCGACGCTCGAGACAACATCACCGTCCTTAATGATCGAGACGGCTTCCTGGGCTGAACAGATCTTGCTCATAGCTTCACTCCGAACTTGGACAGCGTCGCCTTTGCGGCATCGTGCTGGCAGTTATTAATAAAGACCCGATTGGCCATCGCGTCCGTTACCTCGGCCTCGCCATTGATAAGCTGGCTGAAGAACTGTTTTGTTGAGGCCACGGCCGGCACCGGCAGGGCTGCGATACGCGCGGCAAGCTCCTGGGCATGGGCCAGGGCCCCGTCGCTGGCGGCAACATAATCGGCCACACCCAGGCGCTGGGCATCTTCGCCGCTCAGGACTTCATGCCCCCAGGTCAGACGCCGGGCCGTCACGGCCCCGACCCGCGAGACCAGAGCCTGCAACCCCCAGGGCGGCAACCAGCCGTTGGGTACTTCGGCCAGGTTCCAGCGCGCGTCGGCGCCAGTCACCACCAGGTCGCAGCAACTGGCAAGAATGAAGCCGCCGCCGAAAGCCGCGCCCTCCACCGCCGCAATCACTGGCGTACCCCGCAGGCCGATGCGACGCGCAACGCCGGCGGTCCCGGCCTCATGCTCGGCCATTTCCACCAGGTTCATCTTGCCCAGCTCCTTCAGATCGGAGCCGGCACAAAAACTCGGGGCCGCACCGGTCAGCACCACGGCGCCGATGGTCTCGTCCCGGTCCAATTCGGCTAAGGTGCGGTCCAGTTCTTCGACCATCACTGTGTTGAGGGCGTTGCGACGTTCGGCGCGGTCCAGCGTGACGGTCGCAACGCGGTCGTTCCTTTCTAGTTTGATCATGAGAATTACCTTTTGCTGCTATGGGTAGGGCGGTCAGTCGAGTTGGGCGCCGTCCCGGTTGACGGCGGCGCGCACGGCCAGTGGATCGACGCGGCGCGGGGCGATCCGCTCCTGTATGGCGATGCTGGCGGCGTGGCCTATGGCGTGGCCGTAGGAGAAGCACTGCGCGGTGACCCGGGCGGAGGCCATGGCGTCCGATTCGGCGGACAGGCAGCGGCCCGTGGTAAGCAGGGACTCCCCTTTTACCGGGACGAAGCACTCGTAGGGAATCTCGTAGTAGTCGTTGAACAGCCACTCGAGCCTGGGCTTCTCGCCGCTGTGCATTTCGATCGGCCAGGCCGACCGGGCAATACCGCTACGTGACTTGGTGCCGGTGACCACGTCCTGGTTCTTGAGCGTGGCCAGGCCTCGCACCTGACGCGTCTGGCGGACGCCGACCTGAACGCCGGTATCGTTGACGAAAGCGTTTTCGCAGCCGGTGAGCTGGTCGCGGAAGAAGCGGGCGTACTCCTGCACCTGCTTGCGTCCCTCGATCTCCGCCTCGGTGAAATCGGCCGCAAAGACGGGGTTCAACTCACGGCCGTCGCGGCCGATGATACGGGTGCAATTGCACAGCAATTCGTTCGGTCGTGGGGTCGGGAACAGGAAGATCTTGGCCCGCGGCAACACATAGCTGCCCGAGGTGTTACTCTGCCGGATGGCCTCTGAGACATCGGCGCCGAGTACGCTGTCCTCGCCATAACGGGCCAGGAACCGCTGCACATCCACGCCCTGGATCCGAAACATCATGGTCGGGTTCTGGACCACGCCATCGACCCCCATGAAGGTATCCAGTCCGGACATCGCCGCGAGGTCTCCGTCACCGCTGGCGTCGATTGTAACTTCGGCCGTGACCCGCAACTTGCCTTGCTTGTTGTACGCGACAACACCGGCGATGCGTTCGTCGCCGTCCATCAGCACATCGGTGACCATGGTGTGGTAAACGACGTGCACACCAGCGTCCCTGAGCAGGTCGTCAGCCACACCCCGCCATACCAGGGGGTCATGCACCAGGGTAAATGTCTTGCCGTAGCGCACCGGTGGCGTCAGTCCATTTTTCGCGTTCATCCGTTCGATGAACTCGTCGACGAAGCCGAAAACCAGCCTCTTGGGCGGTGCGGTGTCGCTCTGATGCGCTTCGAATAGTCCGCAGACTGTCCCCGAGAGCCCGGCTACGGCGCCGCCCCCGCAAAAGCCGTAACGCTCCAGTAAGATGACTTTCAGACCGCGGCGAGCGGCGGTCACGGCAGCCGCCATGCCAGCGGCACCTCCGCCGACGACCAGCAGGTCGGCATGAATATCGGTTATCGGACGTAAGTCGAGCATGATCCGCTCCTAAAAAAG
It encodes:
- a CDS encoding FAD-dependent oxidoreductase is translated as MLDLRPITDIHADLLVVGGGAAGMAAAVTAARRGLKVILLERYGFCGGGAVAGLSGTVCGLFEAHQSDTAPPKRLVFGFVDEFIERMNAKNGLTPPVRYGKTFTLVHDPLVWRGVADDLLRDAGVHVVYHTMVTDVLMDGDERIAGVVAYNKQGKLRVTAEVTIDASGDGDLAAMSGLDTFMGVDGVVQNPTMMFRIQGVDVQRFLARYGEDSVLGADVSEAIRQSNTSGSYVLPRAKIFLFPTPRPNELLCNCTRIIGRDGRELNPVFAADFTEAEIEGRKQVQEYARFFRDQLTGCENAFVNDTGVQVGVRQTRQVRGLATLKNQDVVTGTKSRSGIARSAWPIEMHSGEKPRLEWLFNDYYEIPYECFVPVKGESLLTTGRCLSAESDAMASARVTAQCFSYGHAIGHAASIAIQERIAPRRVDPLAVRAAVNRDGAQLD